From Ptiloglossa arizonensis isolate GNS036 chromosome 14, iyPtiAriz1_principal, whole genome shotgun sequence, the proteins below share one genomic window:
- the LOC143154332 gene encoding uncharacterized protein LOC143154332, whose product MGSEIWKEDEKKTKRRRQIIPSGSFVRPCVATPSSGRLAIAVGLALPQRGPVPPPFFKATSCGVSFRRARGALRCYAQNFEPTSCHRVSSREGKKNKKNNNNKRKEKKTKQGNKIHGSRAVSAENGPNTINNTNATPATNP is encoded by the coding sequence ATGGGGTCCGAGATCTGGAAAGAAGACGAAAAGAAGACGAAAAGAAGAAGACAAATAATTCCGAGTGGCTCGTTCGTTCGCCCTTGCGTTGCTACCCCCTCCTCTGGACGCCTGGCCATCGCGGTCGGGCTCGCCCTTCCCCAACGGGGCCCGGTTCCACCCCCCTTTTTTAAGGCGACCAGCTGCGGGGTCAGTTTTCGACGGGCGCGCGGCGCATTAAGATGCTACGCTCAAAATTTCGAACCGACCTCGTGTCATCGTGTCTCGTCgcgtgaaggaaaaaaaaataagaaaaataataataataaacgaaaggaaaaaaaaacgaaacaaggaAACAAAATTCACGGCTCGCGCGCGGTTTCGGCCGAAAACGGACCCAACACCATCAACAACACCAACGCCACCCCCGCAACGAATCCCTGA